From a region of the Mercurialis annua linkage group LG1-X, ddMerAnnu1.2, whole genome shotgun sequence genome:
- the LOC126677744 gene encoding thioredoxin H1-like, whose translation MNIRRKRNTLLEDFQNLKEEKKMAEQEGQVIACHTIEAWTEQLNKAQDTGKLVVVDFTATWCGPCKFIAPIFAEMAKKLPHITFLKVDVDELKTVAQDWDVDAMPTFAFLRGGKIVDRVVGAQKAELEKTILLHDTPSVIISGANTPGAISSAQVESK comes from the exons ATGAACattagaagaaaaagaaacactTTGCTTGAAGATTTTCAGAATttgaaagaagaaaagaaaatggcTGAACAAGAAGGTCAAGTGATTGCCTGCCACACCATTGAGGCCTGGACTGAGCAGCTCAATAAGGCACAGGACACCGGCAAATTG gtTGTTGTTGATTTTACGGCTACTTGGTGCGGGCCTTGCAAATTCATTGCACCAATTTTTGCAGAGATGGCCAAGAAGTTGCCCCATATAACATTCTTGAAAGTGGATGTTGATGAATTGAAG ACTGTTGCTCAAGACTGGGATGTGGATGCAATGCCAACATTTGCCTTCTTGAGAGGAGGTAAAATTGTGGACAGAGTTGTGGGTGCCCAGAAAGCTGAGCTGGAGAAGACCATCTTACTGCATGATACCCCCAGTGTTATTATTTCTGGTGCTAATACCCCCGGTGCTATTTCCAGTGCTCAAGTAGAGTCTAAATGA
- the LOC126664991 gene encoding thioredoxin H-type-like, whose amino-acid sequence MAEVGQVIACHTVEAWTEQLAKLQQPNKLVVVDFTASWCGPCRFIAPIFEEIARTFTHITFLKVDVDELKSVAEAWGVQSMPTFMFLKGDKIVDKVVGAKKEELLMAIGKHTS is encoded by the exons atggCTGAAGTTGGACAAGTGATTGCCTGCCACACCGTTGAGGCCTGGACTGAGCAGCTCGCCAAGCTACAGCAACCCAACAAattg gtTGTTGTTGATTTTACTGCTTCATGGTGCGGGCCTTGCCGTTTCATTGCACCCATTTTTGAAGAGATTGCCAGGACCTTCACCCATATTACATTCTTGAAGGTGGATGTTGATGAACTGAag TCTGTTGCTGAAGCTTGGGGTGTGCAGTCAATGCCAACATTTATGTTCTTGAAAGGAGATAAAATAGTGGACAAAGTTGTGGGTGCCAAGAAAGAGGAGCTGTTGATGGCCATCGGAAAGCATACTAGCTAG
- the LOC126654646 gene encoding uncharacterized protein LOC126654646, which produces MALLQLISTHKPSLNPNTTILNPNYSNSQPSVLNFLNKRRRRRHGGTSLKCSASSFSEKHHTNHPKSDDVVELPIFPLPLVLFPGAILPLQIFEFRYRIMMHTLLHTDLRFGVIYSDAATGTAEVGCVGEIVKHERLVDDRFFLICKGQERFRITNLIRTKPYLVAEVTWLEDRPSGDEDVDALSTEVETYMKDVIRLSNRLNGKPEKEAPDLRKNLFPTLFSFFVGSTFEGAPREQQALLELEDTAARLKREKETLRNTLNYLTAASAVKDVFPSS; this is translated from the coding sequence ATGGCTCTGCTTCAGCTAATTTCTACTCACAAACCCTCGTTAAACCCCAACACTACaatattaaaccctaattaCTCCAATTCACAACCTTCCGTTCTCAACTTCCTTAACAAGCGCCGCCGCCGACGACACGGCGGCACCTCTCTAAAATGCTCCGCCTCATCTTTCTCAGAGAAGCACCACACTAACCATCCGAAATCAGACGACGTCGTTGAGCTCCCTATCTTCCCTCTCCCTCTCGTTTTATTCCCCGGAGCTATCCTCCCTCTCCAGATCTTCGAATTCCGCTACCGCATTATGATGCACACTCTCCTCCACACCGACCTCCGTTTCGGCGTCATCTACTCCGACGCCGCCACAGGGACCGCCGAAGTCGGCTGCGTAGGTGAGATCGTGAAACACGAGCGTCTCGTCGATGACCGATTCTTTTTAATCTGCAAAGGACAAGAGAGGTTCCGGATAACAAATCTCATCCGTACAAAGCCTTATCTTGTAGCGGAGGTGACGTGGCTGGAGGACCGTCCGTCAGGAGATGAGGACGTGGATGCTTTATCGACGGAAGTGGAAACTTATATGAAAGACGTTATTAGATTATCGAATAGATTAAACGGAAAGCCTGAAAAAGAAGCGCCGGATTTGCGTAAGAATCTTTTCCCGACGCTGTTTTCATTTTTCGTCGGGAGTACTTTTGAAGGCGCGCCTCGTGAGCAGCAGGCGTTACTTGAATTGGAGGATACAGCGGCCAGATTGAAGCGAGAGAAGGAGACTTTGAGGAATACGCTTAATTATCTGACGGCTGCTTCCGCCGTTAAAGACGTTTTTCCGTCATCGTGA
- the LOC126654639 gene encoding low-temperature-induced cysteine proteinase: MNSHFLPSTLCSITLLCSYLSIASSSSSDISKLFETWSQQHGKTYASPQEKLFRLQVLEDNFDFVKKHNSRANSSYTLSLNAFADLTHPEFKASRLGLSPASASANLHGTKLPFPDFVGDPPLSIDWRKKGAVTEVKDQSNCGACWSFSATGAIEGINKIVSGSLVSLSEQELVDCDKAYNNGCEGGLMDYAFQFVVNNHGIDTEDDYPYQAKEKPCNKEKLKRRVVTIDGYTDVPRENENALMKAVANQPVSVGICGSERAFQLYSKGIFTGPCATSLDHAVLIVGYGSENGVDYWIAKNSWGTRWGMNGFIYMLRNKGGSQGLCGINMLASFPVKTSPNPPPPAPPGPTKCDFFSRCGGGETCCCAHHIFGICFSWKCCELDSAVCCKDGLHCCPHDYPVCDTQRNACLKFPGNGTRMETVAKKNSQAKFGSWNSLLEGWIL, encoded by the exons ATGAACTCTCACTTCCTTCCTTCTACCCTGTGCTCCATCACTCTCCTTTGCTCTTACTTATCCattgcttcttcttcttcttcggaCATTTCTAAACTCTTCGAAACCTGGTCCCAACAACATGGTAAAACATACGCATCACCCCAAGAGAAGCTGTTTAGGCTCCAAGTGTTGGAGGACAATTTTGATTTTGTCAAGAAACATAACAGTAGGGCTAATTCTTCGTATACCCTTTCTCTTAATGCCTTTGCTGATCTCACCCACCCTGAGTTTAAAGCTTCTCGATTGGGTCTTTCTCCTGCTTCTGCTTCTGCCAATCTTCATGGGACCAAATTACCGTTTCCTGATTTCGTTGGTGATCCTCCTTTGTCGATTGATTGGAGAAAAAAAGGAGCTGTTACTGAGGTTAAAGATCAAAGCAATTGCG GTGCTTGTTGGTCTTTCTCAGCCACAGGAGCAATTGAAGGCATAAATAAGATTGTTAGCGGATCTCTTGTTAGCCTCTCCGAACAAGAGTTGGTTGATTGTGATAAAGCTTACAATAACGGCTGTGAGGGTGGACTTATGGATTATGCATTCCAGTTTGTCGTAAACAACCACGGGATCGACACCGAGGATGACTATCCATATCAAGCTAAGGAAAAACCCTGCAATAAGGAAAAG TTGAAAAGGCGTGTGGTAACCATTGATGGATACACAGATGTGCCACGAGAAAACGAGAACGCGCTGATGAAAGCTGTTGCAAATCAACCTGTAAGTGTTGGTATATGTGGCAGTGAAAGGGCATTTCAGTTGTACTCGAAG GGGATTTTCACTGGGCCATGTGCAACATCGTTAGATCATGCTGTACTGATTGTGGGATACGGATCGGAAAATGGAGTAGATTACTGGATTGCGAAGAACTCATGGGGAACGCGTTGGGGAATGAATGGTTTTATATACATGTTGCGTAATAAAGGGGGTTCTCAAGGGCTCTGCGGTATCAACATGCTGGCTTCGTTCCCGGTTAAGACGAGCCCTAATCCACCTCCTCCGGCTCCACCAGGACCAACTAAATGTGATTTTTTCAGTCGGTGTGGAGGAGGAGAAACATGCTGTTGTGCTCACCATATTTTTGGAATATGCTTTTCGTGGAAATGTTGTGAATTGGATTCAGCTGTCTGTTGCAAGGACGGACTTCATTGCTGCCCACATGATTATCCAGTTTGCGACACACAAAGAAATGCATGCCTCAAG TTTCCTGGTAATGGTACAAGAATGGAGACAGTCGCAAAGAAAAACTCCCAAGCAAAATTTGGTAGCTGGAATTCCCTTCTCGAAGGATGGATTCTGTAA
- the LOC126669138 gene encoding uncharacterized protein LOC126669138, which translates to MDVDPRQYEQVVIKDNDIHSIVLSYLVHNCYKETVESFIASTGMKQPADCLDDMEKRKSIFHYALEGNALKAIELTEELAHDLLENDKDLHFDLLSLHFVELICTRKCTEALEFAQTKLTPFGKVQKYVEKLEDFMALLAYEEPEKSPMFHLLSLEYRQQVADNLNRAILAHASRPNYTAMERLLQQTTVVRHSLNQDHGREGISPFSLKDFLRS; encoded by the exons ATGGACGTTGATCCTCGTCAATATGAACAAGTC GTCATCAAAGATAATGATATTCACAGCATTGTTCTGTCATATTTGGTGCATAACTGCTATAAAGAAACTGTGGAATCTTTCATTGCGAGTACGGGGATGAAACAGCCTGCAGATTGTCTTGATGACATGGAGAAAAGAAAAA GTATTTTTCATTATGCATTGGAGGGGAATGCACTGAAGGCTATTGAGCTTACAGAAGAGCTTGCACATGACTTGCTAGAAAATGATAAAGACTTGCATTTTGATCTCTTAAGCCTTCATTTTGTTGAGCTTATCTGCACTCGGAAGTG CACGGAAGCATTGGAATTTGCTCAAACGAAGTTGACTCCATTTGGAAAAGTCCAGAAGTATGTTGAAAAGCTTGAA GACTTTATGGCTCTGCTGGCTTATGAAGAACCAGAAAAATCTCCAATGTTCCATCTTCTTAGCTTGGAGTATCGGCAACAAGTTGCAGATAAtttgaatcgagctattcttg CGCATGCAAGCCGCCCAAACTACACCGCCATGGAGAGATTGCTACAGCAGACAACAGTAGTGAGACATTCCTTAAATCAAGATCATGGCAGG GAAGGGATTTCGCCTTTTTCTTTGAAAGATTTTCTAAGGAGCTAG
- the LOC126665212 gene encoding probable GTP-binding protein OBGC2 isoform X2, whose protein sequence is MGFTVTTLPSSSFLNLQFRDSKLFSAHILLPHSRFCQRTSDTFKRYTVNCRVTTKLKESPNSDSFIREPHKYFDQVIITVRSGDGGHGAILNMPQQLQQQKSDNYSKSKGKQEKSRWKSSYKRDFDGSLILPMGGAGGDVVIYADEGRDTLLELHSKSRFSAKRGGNVDAMGVLNSQSHNGFAAPTLRIPVPLGTVVKLKRGKLLADLKQPGDEILVARGGQGGISLLDAPEHRKKKLMALTTNVLRDDSDKVLLHGQPGEEINLELILRVVADVGLVGLPNAGKSTLLAAITHAKPDIADYPFTTLMPNLGRLDGDPTLGAAMYSSEATLADLPGLIEGAHLGKGLGRNFLRHLRRTRLLVHVVDAAAEDPVNDYRTVKEELRMYNPEYLERPYIVVLNKVDLPEAMDRLSSLTEEISKIGSDEDIHCLLRCLMEIKMIKR, encoded by the exons ATGGGGTTTACAGTAACTACTCTtccttcttcttcatttctcaACCTTCAATTTCGCGACAGTAAGCTATTCTCCGCTCACATTCTTCTTCCTCATTCAAG GTTTTGTCAGCGTACTTCGGATACCTTCAAACGCTACACAGTTAATTGCAGAGTCACTACTAAACTGAAAGAATCTCCGAATTCTGATTCTTTCATAAGAGAACCTCACAAGTACTTCGATCAAGTGATAATCACCGTTCGATCAGGAGATGGAGGTCACGGTGCTATTCTTAATATGCCACAGCAACTACAGCAGCAGAAATCAGATAATTATAGTAAGTCGAAGGGAAAGCAGGAAAAGTCAAGGTGGAAGAGTTCGTATAAAAGAGATTTCGATGGATCACTTATACTGCCAATGGGTGGGGCCGGTGGGGATGTAGTTATTTACGCCGATGAAGGAAGAGATACGTTGTTGGAACTTCACTCCAAAAGCCGGTTCAGCGCGAAACGAGGTGGGAATGTTGATGCAATGGGTGTTTTAAACTCTCAGTCGCATAATGGATTTGCTGCTCCTACTTTGCGTATTCCTGTTCCTTTAG GTACAGTGGTGAAGCTCAAAAGAGGGAAGTTACTGGCTGATCTAAAGCAACCGGGGGACGAAATACTTGTTGCCAGGGGTGGCCAAGGAGGA ATTAGTTTGTTAGACGCACCAGAgcatagaaagaaaaaattgatgGCTTTAACCACAAATGTGTTGCGAGATGACAGTGATAAG GTTTTACTTCACGGTCAGCCTGGAGAGGAGATTAACCTGGAGTTGATTCTACGAGTTGTTGCTGATGTTGGTTTAGTT GGTCTTCCAAATGCTGGAAAATCCACCCTTCTGGCAGCGATAACACATGCCAAACCTGATATTGCTGACTATCCTTTCACAACATTGATGCCAAATCTTGGGCGCCTGGATGGTGATCCTACTTTGGGGGCAGCTATGTATTCATCTGAAGCAACACTGGCAGATTTGCCTGGTCTTATTGAAGGTGCTCATTTGGGAAAG GGTCTCGGTCGCAATTTCTTGAGGCATCTTCGGAGGACCCGGCTATTAGTTCATGTTGTTGATGCGGCTGCTGAGGATCCTGTGAATGATTATAGAACTGTCAAAGAA GAATTGAGGATGTACAATCCTGAGTACCTTGAAAGACCTTATATTGTGGTGTTAAATAAGGTTGACCTTCCTGAG GCAATGGACAGGCTTTCTTCTTTGACTGAAGAAATATCAAAAATTGGCAGTGATGAG GACATACATTGTCTTCTCAGATGTTTAATGGAGATAAAAATGATAAAGAGATAG
- the LOC126665212 gene encoding probable GTP-binding protein OBGC2 isoform X1, with protein sequence MGFTVTTLPSSSFLNLQFRDSKLFSAHILLPHSRFCQRTSDTFKRYTVNCRVTTKLKESPNSDSFIREPHKYFDQVIITVRSGDGGHGAILNMPQQLQQQKSDNYSKSKGKQEKSRWKSSYKRDFDGSLILPMGGAGGDVVIYADEGRDTLLELHSKSRFSAKRGGNVDAMGVLNSQSHNGFAAPTLRIPVPLGTVVKLKRGKLLADLKQPGDEILVARGGQGGISLLDAPEHRKKKLMALTTNVLRDDSDKVLLHGQPGEEINLELILRVVADVGLVGLPNAGKSTLLAAITHAKPDIADYPFTTLMPNLGRLDGDPTLGAAMYSSEATLADLPGLIEGAHLGKGLGRNFLRHLRRTRLLVHVVDAAAEDPVNDYRTVKEELRMYNPEYLERPYIVVLNKVDLPEAMDRLSSLTEEISKIGSDEMFNGDKNDKEIEDYPAPLAVVGVSVLTGIRVGDMLKEIRAGLKKCRDSNEVLEPSNMP encoded by the exons ATGGGGTTTACAGTAACTACTCTtccttcttcttcatttctcaACCTTCAATTTCGCGACAGTAAGCTATTCTCCGCTCACATTCTTCTTCCTCATTCAAG GTTTTGTCAGCGTACTTCGGATACCTTCAAACGCTACACAGTTAATTGCAGAGTCACTACTAAACTGAAAGAATCTCCGAATTCTGATTCTTTCATAAGAGAACCTCACAAGTACTTCGATCAAGTGATAATCACCGTTCGATCAGGAGATGGAGGTCACGGTGCTATTCTTAATATGCCACAGCAACTACAGCAGCAGAAATCAGATAATTATAGTAAGTCGAAGGGAAAGCAGGAAAAGTCAAGGTGGAAGAGTTCGTATAAAAGAGATTTCGATGGATCACTTATACTGCCAATGGGTGGGGCCGGTGGGGATGTAGTTATTTACGCCGATGAAGGAAGAGATACGTTGTTGGAACTTCACTCCAAAAGCCGGTTCAGCGCGAAACGAGGTGGGAATGTTGATGCAATGGGTGTTTTAAACTCTCAGTCGCATAATGGATTTGCTGCTCCTACTTTGCGTATTCCTGTTCCTTTAG GTACAGTGGTGAAGCTCAAAAGAGGGAAGTTACTGGCTGATCTAAAGCAACCGGGGGACGAAATACTTGTTGCCAGGGGTGGCCAAGGAGGA ATTAGTTTGTTAGACGCACCAGAgcatagaaagaaaaaattgatgGCTTTAACCACAAATGTGTTGCGAGATGACAGTGATAAG GTTTTACTTCACGGTCAGCCTGGAGAGGAGATTAACCTGGAGTTGATTCTACGAGTTGTTGCTGATGTTGGTTTAGTT GGTCTTCCAAATGCTGGAAAATCCACCCTTCTGGCAGCGATAACACATGCCAAACCTGATATTGCTGACTATCCTTTCACAACATTGATGCCAAATCTTGGGCGCCTGGATGGTGATCCTACTTTGGGGGCAGCTATGTATTCATCTGAAGCAACACTGGCAGATTTGCCTGGTCTTATTGAAGGTGCTCATTTGGGAAAG GGTCTCGGTCGCAATTTCTTGAGGCATCTTCGGAGGACCCGGCTATTAGTTCATGTTGTTGATGCGGCTGCTGAGGATCCTGTGAATGATTATAGAACTGTCAAAGAA GAATTGAGGATGTACAATCCTGAGTACCTTGAAAGACCTTATATTGTGGTGTTAAATAAGGTTGACCTTCCTGAG GCAATGGACAGGCTTTCTTCTTTGACTGAAGAAATATCAAAAATTGGCAGTGATGAG ATGTTTAATGGAGATAAAAATGATAAAGAGATAGAGGACTATCCAGCACCTCTTGCTGTTGTTGGTGTTAGTGTTCT GACAGGAATCAGGGTAGGTGACATGTTGAAGGAGATAAGAGCTGGCTTAAAGAAGTGCAGAGATTCTAATGAGGTATTAGAACCAAGTAACATGCCATGA
- the LOC126677656 gene encoding dehydration-responsive element-binding protein 2D has product MSKSNTSVLGEKKQRKPAQASSRKGCMRGKGGPENALCTFKGVRQRTWGKWVAEIREPNRGARLWLGTFDTSHEAAMAYDSAAQKLYGPEAKLNLPPAHLMHSGNNRPPPVCANSQMGNQYQVLHNSGATTATCSSSSPITRADDHVTPAYSYDSVVAFSNENVEFCNEKVAESCEANSYSYGQSQSSDGAGIDEVWGNLKVNLPLFDDSIWAEATMSIGNFIPAMEEAGIFASNLMDGTNWDALQTPWCM; this is encoded by the coding sequence ATGTCTAAATCGAACACGAGTGTTCTTGGCGAAAAAAAACAACGAAAGCCTGCACAGGCTAGCTCAAGAAAAGGGTGCATGAGAGGTAAAGGAGGCCCGGAAAACGCTCTCTGTACTTTTAAGGGTGTTCGTCAGAGAACTTGGGGCAAATGGGTTGCTGAGATTAGAGAACCTAACCGTGGTGCTCGTCTCTGGCTCGGTACCTTTGACACCTCCCATGAAGCTGCCATGGCTTATGATTCCGCTGCTCAGAAGCTTTATGGTCCTGAAGCCAAGCTCAACCTTCCGCCAGCTCATCTCATGCACTCCGGCAATAACAGACCGCCGCCTGTTTGTGCAAATTCCCAAATGGGAAATCAATACCAAGTGCTGCATAATTCAGGTGCCACCACTGCCACGTGCTCATCGAGTAGCCCCATCACGAGGGCGGATGACCATGTAACACCAGCGTACAGCTATGACTCAGTCGTGGCTTTCTCTAATGAAAACGTGGAGTTTTGCAATGAAAAGGTGGCAGAAAGCTGCGAAGCTAATAGTTACAGTTACGGTCAAAGTCAAAGCAGTGACGGAGCTGGAATAGATGAGGTGTGGGGAAATCTGAAGGTGAATCTGCCATTATTTGATGATTCAATATGGGCAGAAGCAACAATGTCAATCGGTAATTTTATTCCAGCCATGGAAGAAGCTGGAATTTTCGCCAGCAATCTCATGGATGGAACAAACTGGGACGCGTTGCAGACTCCATGGTGCATGTAG